One Peribacillus simplex NBRC 15720 = DSM 1321 genomic region harbors:
- a CDS encoding Cof-type HAD-IIB family hydrolase — protein MIKTIAIDMDGTLLNKMQKVSEENKHAIQKAQSEGVEVIIATGRSYVEARFALDEAGIVCPVICVNGAALFTEEGKIAASNPMSAATAKMVAGFLEEQGIYFEIYTSQGIYSKDYENAISVLVDVFVTANPDIDPESMRKYAEERLQLGQVTSISDYSELFSRSNEEYYKILSFSKDLTLLNQIASKLQGQGVTVTSSGRENVEIMSETAQKGTALETYVNGKSGSMKETMAIGDNYNDVSMFERVGLSVAMGNAPLEIKKLCDEVTGKNDESGVAEAILKVLKQSAY, from the coding sequence TTGATAAAGACGATTGCGATTGATATGGACGGAACATTGCTAAACAAAATGCAAAAGGTCAGTGAGGAAAATAAACACGCTATCCAGAAGGCGCAAAGCGAGGGAGTGGAAGTAATCATTGCTACTGGAAGATCTTATGTGGAAGCAAGGTTCGCCTTAGATGAAGCAGGTATTGTTTGCCCTGTCATCTGTGTAAATGGTGCTGCCCTCTTTACGGAGGAAGGAAAGATTGCCGCTTCCAATCCAATGTCAGCTGCCACTGCTAAAATGGTAGCTGGATTCCTCGAAGAACAAGGGATTTATTTCGAAATATATACGAGTCAGGGAATTTATTCTAAAGACTATGAAAACGCAATATCTGTTTTGGTTGATGTATTCGTTACAGCCAATCCGGACATTGACCCTGAGAGCATGCGGAAATATGCGGAGGAGCGTTTACAGCTTGGACAGGTAACTTCCATTTCCGATTATTCCGAGTTATTTAGCCGTTCGAATGAGGAGTATTATAAAATTCTCAGCTTCTCAAAGGATTTAACTTTATTAAATCAAATTGCTTCGAAATTGCAAGGGCAGGGAGTTACAGTCACTTCATCGGGGCGCGAAAATGTGGAAATCATGAGTGAAACAGCTCAAAAAGGAACGGCACTTGAAACATATGTGAATGGAAAATCCGGCTCGATGAAGGAGACGATGGCTATTGGGGATAATTATAATGATGTATCCATGTTTGAACGGGTAGGTTTGTCAGTCGCAATGGGAAATGCCCCGCTAGAAATAAAAAAACTGTGTGATGAAGTAACAGGAAAGAATGATGAATCCGGTGTAGCGGAGGCCATTTTAAAGGTACTTAAACAGTCAGCCTATTAA
- a CDS encoding PQQ-dependent sugar dehydrogenase, whose translation MKRLLLFFLMVTLILTGCNMNDDDSKNQPNPDKEVTGTLGEDPDVLVTNLHAPWSIQKNGDTMYVSERTGTIVEWDKDKMTRQKVNLKKTLSAKAEAGLLGFLLAPDFSKSGQAFAYYTYEEGGDSINRIVILEKNDDKWQEMETLIDGIPSGDYHHGGRIRIGPDDKLYATTGDARKPEIAQDIDSLGGKILRMNLDGTIPKDNPFGNSYVYSYGHRNPQGLAWDEAGQLYESEHGDSAHDELNKINPGKNYGWPGIEGDEQKPDMVKPLIHSGENTWAPSGMAYFEGKLYFAALRGEALKSYEVKSGKLTNIITGSGRIRDVFVDEEFLYFISNNTDGRGNSDEKDDKLYRLPLSRLKGNMP comes from the coding sequence TTGAAAAGATTGCTCTTATTTTTCCTTATGGTTACATTGATTTTAACTGGTTGTAACATGAATGATGACGACAGCAAAAACCAGCCGAATCCTGACAAAGAAGTGACGGGCACTTTAGGGGAAGATCCGGATGTGCTGGTAACGAACCTGCATGCCCCATGGTCGATTCAGAAGAATGGGGACACAATGTATGTGTCAGAGCGAACAGGAACCATCGTTGAATGGGACAAGGATAAGATGACACGGCAAAAGGTCAACCTTAAAAAGACATTGTCAGCTAAAGCGGAAGCTGGGTTGCTTGGATTTTTGCTAGCTCCCGATTTCTCTAAGAGCGGGCAAGCTTTCGCCTATTATACTTATGAAGAAGGCGGGGATTCCATCAATCGAATCGTCATTTTAGAAAAAAATGATGATAAATGGCAGGAGATGGAGACCTTAATCGACGGAATACCAAGCGGGGACTACCACCATGGCGGCAGGATCAGGATTGGACCGGATGATAAGCTATACGCAACAACAGGTGATGCAAGAAAGCCTGAGATCGCACAGGACATAGATTCTTTAGGCGGGAAGATTCTACGCATGAACCTGGATGGCACCATTCCGAAAGATAATCCTTTCGGGAATTCTTACGTCTATTCATACGGTCACCGCAATCCACAAGGCCTGGCCTGGGATGAGGCAGGACAGTTGTATGAAAGTGAGCACGGAGATTCGGCTCACGATGAATTAAATAAAATTAATCCAGGTAAGAACTATGGCTGGCCAGGGATAGAGGGCGATGAGCAAAAACCTGATATGGTAAAGCCATTGATTCATTCCGGGGAAAATACATGGGCTCCTTCTGGCATGGCCTATTTTGAGGGAAAGCTCTATTTTGCAGCCTTAAGGGGTGAAGCGCTTAAGAGTTATGAAGTAAAGAGCGGAAAACTTACTAATATCATTACGGGCTCAGGAAGGATACGTGATGTATTCGTTGATGAAGAATTCCTTTATTTCATAAGCAATAATACGGACGGCCGAGGAAATTCTGATGAAAAGGATGATAAACTTTATCGTTTGCCACTTTCTCGGTTAAAGGGAAATATGCCCTGA